The window CGGATGATGGTGGTAAGCGAAATATCGTTATTATCAGCCATGTGTCATAAAACATGGTGATTTAATTACTTTGCCAAAAAACGATATCTTATTTCTTCTAGGATAACTACAAGTTTTAATTCTACTTCTTTAATCTAAAATGTTAGATAAAGTGGTATTTAAAAGgagtttatttttcaactaaATTTAATCTTTCATTATCTTtctcatttgtttttaaactctGCTATAATAGACGTCCGTTCTATTACCAACGCTAGTGATATTTTAAGGAAAGGACCTAAATaactatgaataatatatgtttattttataatagagttTTATAACGGTGTTTCATATCTGTTCTTAATAGACTTATAAGTTGCTTTAAATTACCTtctatggttttttttttaataggcCCTTGAATTTCCTCTTCTGTTTAATAGCCAGTTGTTTTCAAGTCAATAAATCACACTCTCTTTCTTGTGAAGACACACAATTTACtttagcttttttattttgctaaaaGCCAAGTTAAACTAAGACAAACTCAACAATGTTTAAGCAATTCTATCAACATTTATATCTACCCTGATAGGTATGACAAACTattgtaatcaatatttattatattgtcaaaaaaaaaatgctacgAGTAGTCTTTACGGTCCTTTCTTGATGTACCTAAGCGTGTGAAAAACTGAGGATAGGATTAAGGACTATAGAAGACGAAGATGAATAACGAAAATACAACCCTTTCCTCTCGGTCAATTTCTaacatttattctatttttatttacattttttatctgtttaatACACTTTATTTGTTGACTGTGAAGATCTGAATCGATTGTTATGCCCGGTAGTAAATGTTCAGCCCCCAGACTCTCATGTATATCACTTATTTGACATATGTATCCGATTCAAGAGTTTGAGTTCATATACGATATTGATAAAGCTCACTTTTTTCGGAGTCTCGTGTTTTCTCTTTTGGAAGTATAAATctgtgtttaatataatagttccacaaagaaaaatatttttatatctctgTAGGACATAAGGAAAAGCCTGAAAGTAAGTAAGAATATTTTCCTCCATGTCAATGGTTATAATATCCTTAGTCGATACTCTACGTCGGATTCGTTACGCCAATTACCTTAGTATACCAgtaatattgtgttttttttttttcactttattgttttttctcTTGACTGTGCAATAAACTAATTGTAACAATTACACTGCTCAACACAAGTTTtgtttcctttattttttttctctgttATTAGGTGTTTCTATGTCCCTgaatatgaacaaaaatactAGAAGATTGCTAACAGCTttactttttgaaatatacagttttattattttgacaaaacatacagaaaattaatattttttacataatgttttttttttattaaatacaatgaaaGGATCTTTTATATGATTTCCTTGAATGAACGACTTCAGGTAGATCTCGTGAGTCCCACCGCCCCTGATAACGCTCTTCCATTGTCCGAAGATCCTGGTGGAATCTTTCATCCTGCTCTTCACTGTAATCACCCAGATTTTGTGGAAATCGGTCTGAATGCGAGTGCAGGAAGTGGATTTTTATGCTCATGTTGCACCCTAGTTCTTTTAAATTCGATAGCATGGCCTCATCAAACTCCACGTAGTCGTTAGCCTAAGAAATTACTCATaactaaaacaaatgaattccTAGCTTTGGATTCGACTTTAGTCATTGATTTGACAAAATTAGAATCTTTCACGAGTTGCCTAATCTGTGGCCCATCAAAAATGCctgctttaaatttttctatacttAATCCTGGAACCTTGcttgaaagaaaattaaaacattcccTACTTTTATCAAGCGCTTTCCCAAACTGCTTCATTATGCCGAGTTTAATATGAAGTGGTGGAAGTATGATGCGATCTCGGCTAATTAAAGGCgtgtttattacatttttgataCCAACTTTTAGCTCTTCCCGTACTGGCCGGACTTTTTGTGACCAATGGCGTTTTTTATCACGGCTGTCCCGGAGACAGATGAAACAAGCGAATTTCGTATATCCCCCTGTTGACCCAAAAGAAAGTTAACCATTTTTAGATCAACACGAATTAACCATTTGTGATCttcaaacttaattttttctataaccTTAGCAATATTTgagtattttacttttaaagtcACTGAATGTGCTATAGGTATAGATCCGTACCTATTGCCGTTGTTAACAAAACACACTTTAAACTTCTTTTGCTGCTATCTATGAAAAGACGCCATTCACAAGGTTGGTACTTTTTTAATCCCATTTTTGGCATACAATCTGAGGAACCCACGGCTTGTCATGAttacacaattttaatttaaagtattgatGATACGCAGTTTTCACAAAGTCCGATATAGGTTTTCGATActttgcaaatatatattcaccACAAATATAGCAAAGAGAGTCGGGATTATTAAGCACACAACATCTTCTTAACGAAGCCATATCGAAAACAGTGTCGAATAAAAGTCGCAAATGTAGATGAAAGTAGTAAAGGCGGGAAATTAGCTGTAACTCAAAAACAAAGGCTGTTAGAGAAAAAATGTtgccaaatttaaaaaatatgcgtCATTTTGACATAGAAACAAGAAAAACATCAAAGGAAACACAAAACTTTTTCTGTTTTGTTGACCAGTGTTGTCATTAGTCAttccctttaaaaaaaaaactcaatagTTCTagctctataaaaaaataatgtatcaaTACAttggatgtttttttaattattatttttatcgttttccaagtacattaaaacatttgaaattatactATGAGTGTACACTGCGTTAGATTCAATCATAAACAGTTGATTAccttatgtttttattactgaaaatatttaaaaattaatataatcactAAGAATATCTATTAGTTAGAGGTGTGATTCTTTATAGGTAGTGGCGAAGTAAGAAGGCGAGGTAAACGAAGACGGAAGGGTCGTGCCACGGGCAGCGACCGGCTAACTTCGGCAGGATTGGCCGCACAAGCACAACAGGATCCAGAAACACAGGTCATTTATGAACATTACTCATGGATCTTTGttgaaaataacatattttatttactacttAATATATCAGTCGTACTTTAATGAAATTAGTTTTGTGTAAAAACCTCTTAAATTCtattacatttgttataaaatactaagCCCAGTCAAGACTTCTGTAAAGCTATGTTCTTTAATTGcaataattagtttatatcAACGATTCTTGTTATCAATTTCTTGAAGATTATAAAGGAAGatccaataaatttataaatgtaatccTCGAATCTATTATAATTCaagaattttaacaaattttatgtaactttaaaaataatgttctttCCTCAGGTTGCTGGAATAGGAACTGATTCCAATAATCCAAGTTCACGAGGCTCGATAGCTGCTGTAAATGACGAAGATGTTATCCTACCAGTGATCAGAACTGGTCCTGATAGGAAGACAGATTCGTTTTTGGACGACGACATCTTGAAGTATTTGCACAGAGAAGTCGACGAAGACGCTATTGAAACTGAGTTTGACACAAAGGTTGATTTTAACTTTCCAACTACAtgcaaacaaaaatacattatacctTTAAATCGTAATTAAAACTGTGCTCTATATGCCAAAGATTGCAAAAAATGCTGCAAATTAAGTTATgcctaaatttttttatctatttaattttcgaaTTCCACTGCGAACTTAAATAGTCTAAATGTCGATTCATACTTCAAGACCATCAAACGTGATTAACATTATACATTTCCCATGTAtgtgaataattatattgtaaagtcTTAACATAAAATGTGTTCTCAGCGCCGATACGTTCTTCGTGAAGCTCTACGCACTCGTCCTGAACGGGTCCTAACCCAGGAAATGTCTCAACTAGTCCGCGAACTCCGCGTTCCTCCGCTCAGTCTGGGCGACTGGTTACATATACCGAGGGTTTTCTCAAGACAGAATGCCCAATTTGGATTACCAATTGATTCTAATGCCCTCgagagtaaatatttttgaaagtttaaaatttactagtATTTCTTGTCATCCTACAATACTTGAGGTCGTTGAAACGTTATAGAATATTTCCCTCCATATACTATGATTGAatgaatgatatatttttaaatatttgttagttATGGTCCTACGTTGTACGGCATATTATCGATTTTTAGTACCATATTACTTTATTCACCGACAGTGtctaatctatatattttatttatttaaatttaagctaACTTTGTCGTTTTCAGCTTTAGCGCCCATGAATTATGCTGCTAGATTCGTAACAATAAAGAAATCGAAGCAATTGCTCTACCTCACTGTCATAAGGAAGTTCAGACCAAAGGGATATAGGATGCCCATAAAGGTTGGTTAGAactatgtttttcaaatatatcgatttttttttcttattgttttataatttcagcaTATAGAAGAGGGTTTAATATTGATGATGGGCGGAATACTGTCGGCTGAACAAGCGAAAGAGTTCCAAGAGATTATGGAATGGGAGCAATATAAAGAAGATGAAAACATCCCTGACGAGGTGAAGCTCACACTCATGGACAATGGTCACGGACAACATTCCCCGGAAGGTGGTGACGCGCAggtgaaatattatttttgtgtttttttcttttgcttTATTTCAGAAAGTCTTACAAAAAATGCTTATTATCAACGTAATAAAATCtgattcttaataaaaataatattttgggaGGTACTGCGCGTtttgtattattgtaaaaatcacTATGTTTTAGTTCTGTAATTGTACCCAAaccaatatgtttatttattttatttaatctgttaaCAGACGGAAAAAGACACTTTAAAATACCGAACATGGTGCGGTCTTTGCGCCATCTGTGAAAGAATGTACGGACGCTTCCAGGCCAGAGACAAAGACCCACCCGATGgggtttgtattaaaataaaaaccaatcTTGAGGCGCCAAAACATAATCGTTATTTTAAAGGATGCTGAAAAACGTTAAACGCAATGACATATCTTCTAGATGTCATCtcctgatatatttaaaaagaattcaaaCTTATCgtctaaatttaaactatctaTTTACAGATGGAGTTAAGTGACTTCACTATGATAGACACAAAACTGGCCTCGTTGAAAGTCCACAAAGGACTCGTAGAAATTCTCAACACTATCAGAACGCGATAGAtagataattttgtaatatttatttgtaacaataatttagaattttgtacttaatacatataaatttacacttgttgttttattttaattttactataatgaACTCCGATTTAGATTAACACTTAACTAATATAACAACTAACTTGAAAGTTAAAAGAAACTGGGGCATTgattgtttgtaaaattttgttttatcttagCAAGACTCAGTTTATTTAGTCAGACGTGTAAAAGGATATAAGCGTTAAtaccaattaataaaattcataaaggcgattttttataatattagaatgAAAGATAATCATTGACcccaataaaatatgtagaataaaaatgagaaGAATCTACATGATCACTCCCTGGGAAGGAAAtcttgataatttatttgttattaaacttGGAATAGTAactgatattgtttttaattaattttatgtgtaataacgggttaacaaataatttgtgCCAGTGCCGGCGTTAGGGGGGGGCGTGATGGGGCGATGGCCCAGGGCGACAAATTCGGGGGGGCGCCAAGGTCTGAAGTTGGAGTCTCTTGCTTCTTCTGGTGCAAATCCTCAGAACTGTCCTCTACGCTCTGTgcatatgcatattttttattgagattttttttagatggATTTTTTGAGGGTTTGTGGTCGAGGAGTGACTCTAACGATATCGTGCTTACGCTTACGATTGGTGCAATGCTTCCACCGCCAAACCGATACGCGTGACACGTGGTAGATGGTGGGGATAACTGAACCTTCTACGTCCGCGTCGTTAGATCTGGGTAACGCTAAAGGAAAGatgaaattcttaatataattttacttgggATCAGCAAAAAACTAACACTTGAAATTGCTTCCCTCAAGAGGGCGCCACAATATTTTCGCCCGGGGTATCAGTGGCCCTTACGCCGGCACTGATTTGTGCTAATCAAAGTACCCTAAGGGCActggataaaaaaatactacaaggtcatttttcttttcatttggGGTAGTTCGCAGTTTTTGAGCTTTCACAATAAAAGAACGTGATTGGATATaaacatcaaaaaataatattcaatatcatacttcaataaaaactatttatcttaataaacatttaaatttatgttcaatatatatatataatattgtgagTGTTCTaaaaacgtattaaaaatgttgaaattataatatattttcgttgaGTTTTTCTTTTGGccaataatattatcagttaataatttacagaGACTCGTGAGCCAAAATAtcagagatatattttttatttatcattatctATGGTAAGTAACTAGAGATTTTACGATAATTATCGATAAAAGTACTACAAAGAAAAACGACATATCCTGCAATTCTGTAAAATCTATTATCTATCTATTATTCTATTGCatgattcttaaaattatttataataacaagatTTTCACTATGTATTGCAATATCGGTATTATATTATCGATACGGAAATGCTTTAATGGAGAGACATCACTATTGACGTAAACCGTTTTATTAAactcaaaaactatttttgtactTCTTCCTAGTGTAACGAATTTATTGCAAATGAGAAGTAAACAATCGATGTTATAAATACAGGCGTATTGAATTTAACGCttggattttatttgtatttactaAAGCAAGTGACAAAACGATGAATCTAGATGGACAAGGAATTACGGATGGTTAGTGTAATTTTAaccgtttattattataactatgcGTTGGTCAGGATACTTCCTTATTACTgatgtgtttattttcatttttagaatttatcATCACGGCAGAACGTATATTTGAGTTCTGCGAAGCTGAGATTTCCAGTACATTATGCGTTAATACGTTAATGGAAAAATTCGCGCCTTTCGtgaaaacaaataagtaagtttaccttttttttttttcctaggTACtggtcattttaattttacaaaatatatttattaagacttAACTATTTCGATATTTTCAATTCATGGGaatctgtttataaaatgcaACTGttcaaaacaatgaaataaaaaaattggtaaAAATTATCTGAAATTTTCATCATTATTGTATGGAAAAgggatataatatatttatatctgttttCCATATAATAAACCCTTACAGCACTAAACCCACATAACATGTtaattgaaaactataaattacaattttgtttgaaCACAACAATAGGGATGAGTACAGTTACTTGAGATCACTCCTCGACCCCGACGATTGTAATCCAGACATCACTGTAACCGAGTTGGCTGCAACACTCAGCAAATATAGTGACAACCAAAAAGTTAAAGCTGATTTAGAAGAGAGGTATGCTTAAATTGATAGAAtctattcattaattttgaatttaaatttttttccttgGATAtacttaaagttaataataaaaagtaatatttttagaaattctATTTAcattgagatatatatatatatgctataacaaatatgtttatatttttttgcagttTCAATTTGAAAACTGGCCTATTACCACATGATTCGGATTCTGGCATATCCTCTGATGGTGAGTTGATTAAAATCATTCATGAGAGCCCCTTAACAACCTATAACTCGgtcattaaacaaaattgtaacAGGTCATTGATCTTTCTAATTGACTGGCATAGATGCGTTATCTCGAATACCCACAGCATGTTAATAAGGTGGTAATTACATTGaacatttgataaaaacaaaaaagaattattataaaacacaaaactaatttatgtaatatttcctatattatttgataatttcgGAAAACAACTCATCTCTTACAtagaaaatcaatttaaatttaatgaaaatatatctatatatatagatttattatattttttcacttgTGAATATCATaggaacataattttttttataaacatacacattatgtcaacataatatttgtatatgtgctgtgttacataatttatttatacacaacatataaataaatttttatactaaatacaGTTTACAATACATCATACAAGATATATGACTAAGTTATAGTTAGTAATATACTTAACGTGTTATTGCTTTTGATACAAATCTTAgtctgaatatttaaattacaaacgcTATAGTTAT of the Danaus plexippus chromosome 13 unlocalized genomic scaffold, MEX_DaPlex mxdp_15, whole genome shotgun sequence genome contains:
- the LOC116769938 gene encoding uncharacterized protein LOC116769938 isoform X2, with the translated sequence MLPFLISKTKMLQIRKQKHKEKSCEEKKKKRQCNSSRDKFKGVIATPFSIPPVILTTPCDCALMHVSRIIINYSPKHGRRGASHIALSMSTWGNSERVERNKIPSIKITKNNNKKDKIIAYDSNDFFKKLECQLKALNLGKTIKSKKGETPASQRSKDDKDGEGSEQMALPDDGGSGEVRRRGKRRRKGRATGSDRLTSAGLAAQAQQDPETQVAGIGTDSNNPSSRGSIAAVNDEDVILPVIRTGPDRKTDSFLDDDILKYLHREVDEDAIETEFDTKRRYVLREALRTRPERVLTQEMSQLVRELRVPPLSLGDWLHIPRVFSRQNAQFGLPIDSNALETLAPMNYAARFVTIKKSKQLLYLTVIRKFRPKGYRMPIKHIEEGLILMMGGILSAEQAKEFQEIMEWEQYKEDENIPDEVKLTLMDNGHGQHSPEGGDAQTEKDTLKYRTWCGLCAICERMYGRFQARDKDPPDGMELSDFTMIDTKLASLKVHKGLVEILNTIRTR
- the LOC116769938 gene encoding uncharacterized protein LOC116769938 isoform X1 is translated as MGLTSNTGLLASVSQKQNIPKHKNNLELRCEVTSAPFMLRPYAALYNPFSHACSVLCNHPADTDAKEFVKRAKDAWVLEGKAHYFQEDLSKFQNGDNEKNRTPHDIVTEDMFRRYAETDSRPLTPAPTLASGKSRGSRRCLTPDQPNQRTTIVLDLRRSHSQETLYYHGYTTSDMTGHTPSANERSLPSLNLSTSAHTRLVNGQCEQLPPLASPLVLSKRTLKEPVSVRTVKKCQLKALNLGKTIKSKKGETPASQRSKDDKDGEGSEQMALPDDGGSGEVRRRGKRRRKGRATGSDRLTSAGLAAQAQQDPETQVAGIGTDSNNPSSRGSIAAVNDEDVILPVIRTGPDRKTDSFLDDDILKYLHREVDEDAIETEFDTKRRYVLREALRTRPERVLTQEMSQLVRELRVPPLSLGDWLHIPRVFSRQNAQFGLPIDSNALETLAPMNYAARFVTIKKSKQLLYLTVIRKFRPKGYRMPIKHIEEGLILMMGGILSAEQAKEFQEIMEWEQYKEDENIPDEVKLTLMDNGHGQHSPEGGDAQTEKDTLKYRTWCGLCAICERMYGRFQARDKDPPDGMELSDFTMIDTKLASLKVHKGLVEILNTIRTR